In Chitinophaga nivalis, a single genomic region encodes these proteins:
- a CDS encoding HAD family hydrolase yields the protein MTPSDKAFIFDMNGTMINDMEYHLDGWHRMLNKLGANLTREVVRSHMYGKNEELLVRIFGNERFTLPEMLAIAHEKEVIYQEAFRPYLALIDGLPAFLEQAQQAGIPMAIGSAANNFNIDYVLDNLAVRPYFKAIVSAEDVVSSKPDPEVFLKCAAALGVAPADCIVFEDAPKGVEAAANAGMEAVVLTTMHTREEFAAYNNIKAFVADYTNPVLQQLFNRS from the coding sequence ATGACACCATCTGACAAAGCGTTCATCTTTGATATGAACGGTACAATGATCAACGATATGGAATACCACCTGGATGGCTGGCACCGCATGTTGAATAAACTGGGAGCCAACCTGACAAGGGAAGTGGTACGCAGCCATATGTATGGCAAGAATGAAGAACTGTTGGTACGGATTTTCGGGAACGAACGTTTTACCCTCCCGGAGATGCTGGCCATTGCCCATGAGAAGGAAGTAATATACCAGGAAGCTTTCCGGCCTTATCTGGCATTGATAGATGGATTACCCGCCTTTTTAGAACAGGCGCAGCAGGCTGGTATTCCGATGGCTATTGGCTCCGCTGCCAATAATTTCAATATTGATTATGTATTGGATAACCTGGCAGTACGTCCTTATTTTAAAGCGATCGTCAGTGCGGAAGATGTGGTCAGCAGCAAACCTGATCCGGAAGTATTTCTGAAATGTGCGGCAGCCCTGGGGGTAGCCCCGGCAGACTGTATTGTATTCGAAGATGCGCCTAAAGGAGTAGAGGCGGCAGCGAATGCAGGCATGGAAGCAGTGGTACTAACTACTATGCATACCCGGGAAGAATTTGCCGCTTATAACAATATCAAAGCGTTTGTAGCAGATTATACCAACCCTGTGTTGCAACAATTGTTTAACCGTTCATAA
- a CDS encoding sensor histidine kinase, with the protein MKQQQPKAFTILLVDDNTERTIALEQMLDAEEREIIKTSSGAAALDIILSHNNIGLIILNTAIPDLKSPEVQQQLQDHPRIKDIPVLFMLGAAATSPLPGQDIKTGTVDYIILPLHPQLVSAKVKVQEQLYRAQYELKTAVAETEKVNKQLERFMYMVAHDLKSPLSGAIGMLALISDDERIQAAPDLKEYMSIVMGATNSLSEMITAMLDYTRQNEMEHTTEEVNIPALINQLSRLLFLPAHIKIEVADTFPLFHTNQVKLKQVFQNLLTNAIKYINKKEGLITIGGTDRGAYYEFYVKDNGPGVAKRDTDRIFKLFERLDTGGKEEGTGIGLNIFKLLVEEQGGKVWVDSVPGEGSTFYFLWRQ; encoded by the coding sequence ATGAAACAGCAACAACCGAAAGCATTTACTATCTTATTGGTAGATGATAATACGGAAAGGACGATTGCGTTGGAACAAATGCTGGATGCGGAGGAGCGCGAAATCATAAAAACCTCGTCAGGTGCAGCCGCACTGGACATCATACTATCTCACAACAATATTGGATTAATCATATTGAATACGGCTATACCGGATCTCAAAAGTCCGGAAGTACAGCAACAGCTACAGGATCATCCCAGGATTAAAGATATTCCTGTGTTGTTTATGCTGGGGGCAGCAGCTACCTCACCTTTGCCGGGACAAGATATAAAAACGGGTACCGTTGATTATATTATTCTGCCGCTGCATCCACAGCTGGTAAGCGCCAAGGTAAAGGTGCAGGAACAATTGTACCGGGCACAGTATGAATTAAAAACAGCGGTAGCAGAAACCGAGAAGGTGAACAAACAACTGGAGCGTTTCATGTACATGGTGGCACATGACCTGAAATCCCCGTTGTCCGGCGCGATTGGCATGCTGGCGCTCATCAGTGATGATGAACGTATTCAGGCGGCGCCCGACCTGAAAGAATATATGAGTATTGTAATGGGTGCTACCAACAGCTTGTCAGAAATGATTACGGCGATGCTGGATTATACCCGGCAAAATGAGATGGAGCATACAACAGAAGAAGTGAATATACCGGCGCTGATCAACCAGTTGTCACGCCTGCTGTTTTTACCGGCGCATATAAAAATTGAAGTGGCGGATACATTTCCGTTGTTTCATACCAATCAGGTGAAACTGAAACAGGTCTTTCAGAATCTGCTCACCAATGCCATTAAATACATCAACAAAAAAGAAGGGCTGATTACCATTGGTGGTACGGATAGAGGCGCCTACTATGAGTTCTATGTGAAAGATAATGGTCCGGGTGTGGCGAAGCGGGATACAGATCGCATCTTTAAATTGTTCGAAAGACTGGATACCGGCGGCAAGGAAGAAGGCACCGGTATCGGTCTGAATATATTCAAACTGCTGGTAGAAGAGCAGGGTGGAAAAGTATGGGTAGATTCTGTTCCCGGTGAAGGAAGTACTTTCTACTTCTTATGGCGGCAATAA
- a CDS encoding DUF4838 domain-containing protein — MSGLLLMMTMWWHTAFSGNSQDINLVHEGKSAYVIVVPAQASKAEQRAAGIFRNYIEQISGARLTVIPENEYHTQPAVFIGQTDHSHGPEQIKGEGYFIGSEAPHLYIRGGSGQGVVYGVYHVLETYMGCRKDAGEPAVVPASRDIRLPGQLHDLQEPAFLYRETYYPASLDPEYLEWHGLHRFEDLWSVWGHSFFRIVPPDTYFNTHPEYFSLVNGRRQPLQLCLSNEQVYDLAVAYFKQAIAKHPDAGYWSIAQEDGPGACTCDACRQADAAAGGPQGSLIRFVNRIAAQFPEQRFTTLAYGYSARPPQHLRPASNVYIMLSTIDAFRQEPLATAPSAAPFRKNLEGWAALTPNLFIWDYTTQFTHYLTPFPDYAQLQPNLQYFARHGVKGIFSQGSGAAAGDMAAYNSYVQACLLWNPQAAVTAVSERFLRSYYGAAGPYIQQYLAALTQAVKDTRATLDIYGNPVRSSHDYLSAIWLKKYNALLDQATAAVKNEATLLKRVEQVRLSLTYTALQQSRFYGTADGGYLHPDGTIRAGWREKVRAFAAGCQRAGITELAEGGLSPEGYVQDWERTFSQPWIPSLALGAPVTLAHAFTPEYTPKGAATLTDGLFGNSDFSYNWLYTYGQDLIATIDMGSSKPLRRISLHFLQDARHYIFNPVNVTVEVSADGKHFQAAGEQSIPAGAEDYTVRIQPYLFPQPGVTGRYIRITARCPASLPEWRLVAGKKPALCCDEVSVE, encoded by the coding sequence ATGAGCGGTTTATTACTGATGATGACGATGTGGTGGCATACAGCTTTTTCCGGGAACAGCCAGGATATTAACCTGGTACACGAAGGAAAGAGTGCGTACGTAATTGTTGTTCCGGCACAGGCTTCCAAAGCGGAACAGCGGGCAGCCGGTATCTTCCGGAATTATATCGAACAAATTTCCGGCGCCCGGCTAACGGTGATTCCGGAAAATGAATACCACACACAACCCGCTGTTTTCATCGGGCAAACAGATCATAGCCATGGTCCGGAGCAGATAAAAGGGGAAGGATATTTTATCGGCAGCGAGGCGCCCCACTTGTACATCCGTGGTGGAAGCGGACAAGGGGTCGTGTATGGGGTGTATCATGTGCTGGAAACGTATATGGGTTGCCGTAAGGATGCCGGAGAACCGGCCGTTGTACCGGCTTCCCGCGATATCCGCCTTCCTGGACAGCTGCACGACCTGCAGGAACCTGCCTTTCTTTACCGGGAAACCTACTACCCTGCCTCCCTCGATCCCGAATACCTGGAATGGCATGGGCTGCACCGGTTTGAAGACCTTTGGAGCGTATGGGGACATTCCTTTTTCCGGATCGTACCGCCGGACACTTATTTCAACACCCATCCCGAATATTTTTCGCTGGTCAACGGCCGGCGGCAACCGTTACAGCTTTGCCTGAGCAATGAACAGGTCTATGACCTGGCAGTCGCCTATTTCAAACAGGCCATTGCCAAACATCCGGATGCCGGGTATTGGTCTATCGCACAGGAGGACGGTCCAGGCGCCTGTACCTGTGATGCCTGCCGTCAGGCGGATGCCGCAGCGGGCGGGCCACAAGGTTCATTGATTCGTTTTGTGAACCGGATAGCCGCGCAGTTTCCGGAGCAGCGTTTTACTACGCTGGCCTATGGCTATAGTGCCCGGCCACCACAGCACCTCCGGCCAGCCAGCAACGTATACATTATGCTCAGCACCATTGATGCATTCCGGCAGGAGCCACTGGCCACGGCGCCTTCCGCCGCTCCTTTCCGTAAAAACCTGGAAGGATGGGCCGCCCTTACACCGAATCTTTTTATCTGGGATTATACAACCCAGTTTACCCATTATCTCACCCCGTTTCCGGATTATGCGCAGTTGCAGCCGAATCTGCAATACTTCGCCCGCCATGGTGTAAAGGGAATTTTTTCTCAGGGCAGCGGCGCTGCGGCCGGCGATATGGCCGCCTATAACAGCTACGTACAGGCGTGTCTGTTATGGAACCCGCAGGCAGCTGTTACAGCGGTAAGTGAACGTTTTCTCCGGAGTTATTATGGCGCCGCCGGGCCCTATATACAACAATACCTGGCTGCATTAACCCAGGCGGTAAAAGATACCCGTGCCACACTGGATATCTATGGGAATCCCGTTCGCAGTTCCCACGATTACCTGTCGGCTATCTGGCTGAAAAAGTATAATGCCCTGCTGGACCAGGCCACGGCCGCCGTAAAAAATGAGGCCACCTTGCTGAAAAGAGTCGAACAGGTACGTTTGTCGCTGACCTATACTGCTTTGCAGCAATCCCGTTTTTATGGTACGGCCGATGGTGGTTACCTGCATCCTGATGGGACTATCCGTGCCGGCTGGCGGGAAAAGGTGCGGGCATTTGCAGCCGGCTGCCAGCGCGCCGGCATCACGGAACTGGCCGAAGGTGGCCTGTCGCCGGAGGGTTATGTGCAGGACTGGGAGCGTACTTTTTCTCAGCCCTGGATTCCCAGTCTGGCGCTGGGAGCACCGGTTACACTGGCGCATGCCTTTACACCGGAGTATACTCCCAAAGGAGCCGCCACGCTGACAGACGGCCTCTTTGGCAATTCCGATTTCAGTTACAACTGGCTCTATACCTATGGACAGGATCTGATAGCGACGATCGATATGGGTAGCAGCAAACCGCTTCGTCGTATTTCCCTGCATTTCCTGCAGGATGCCCGGCATTATATTTTTAATCCGGTAAATGTAACGGTGGAGGTATCTGCAGATGGGAAGCATTTCCAGGCGGCAGGCGAGCAAAGCATCCCTGCCGGGGCGGAAGACTACACCGTTCGTATACAGCCTTATCTTTTCCCCCAACCCGGTGTTACGGGCCGATATATCCGGATTACGGCCCGGTGCCCGGCAAGCCTGCCGGAATGGCGACTGGTGGCCGGAAAAAAGCCGGCCTTGTGCTGCGATGAAGTGAGCGTGGAATAA
- a CDS encoding TetR/AcrR family transcriptional regulator produces MGITERKEREKAEMRRRIVDAAITMFVKEGFEKMSIRNIADMIEYSPATIYLYYKDKDELLYDVQAEAFETLAREFESKITEADPLKRLAQLSWAYVEFARNHPELYDLMFIIKEPMNSVNKDENWKNGDRAYDALQDLVTECIEKKLIRYTDPMVATLSFWGFAHGLVSLNLRCRLKVAQIEEAEIKDKIDACIKAYLEIIVA; encoded by the coding sequence GTGGGGATAACAGAAAGAAAAGAGCGTGAAAAGGCAGAAATGCGCAGACGTATTGTAGATGCGGCCATTACCATGTTTGTGAAAGAAGGATTTGAGAAAATGTCTATCCGGAACATCGCTGATATGATTGAGTACAGCCCGGCTACGATCTATCTGTACTATAAAGACAAAGATGAATTGTTGTATGATGTACAGGCAGAAGCATTTGAAACCCTGGCCAGGGAATTTGAGTCAAAAATCACGGAAGCGGATCCCCTTAAACGGCTTGCACAACTGTCATGGGCCTACGTTGAATTTGCACGAAATCACCCGGAATTGTACGATCTGATGTTTATTATCAAGGAGCCGATGAATAGTGTGAACAAGGATGAAAACTGGAAAAACGGCGACCGCGCCTATGATGCGCTGCAAGACCTGGTGACGGAATGTATTGAGAAAAAGCTGATCCGGTATACGGATCCTATGGTGGCCACCCTTTCCTTCTGGGGCTTTGCCCACGGCCTGGTGAGCTTGAATCTGCGGTGCCGGTTGAAAGTAGCACAGATAGAAGAAGCGGAAATTAAGGACAAGATTGACGCGTGTATTAAAGCTTATCTCGAGATCATTGTCGCCTGA